In the Molothrus ater isolate BHLD 08-10-18 breed brown headed cowbird chromosome 30, BPBGC_Mater_1.1, whole genome shotgun sequence genome, ATTTTTGACCCACATCCCCCCACTTCCCTACCACCCCCAGCTCCATAGGTGTCTCCACCCCCCTCAGCCCCCCCGTACCCCAATTCCGAGCCCCCCGCGCACCTTCCTGGCCACACCCAGGGCGATGTAGCACTTCTCGCCGGGGTCCAGGATCTCCAGCTCGAAGTAGTGGCTGCGGGGGCTGAGCGGCCGCCGGGCCTGGGCCAGCCCCACATCTACGAtgctcttccccttccccacgTACTCCAACACCtggggggggcgcgggggggctcagacaggggggaaagggggtACCCCCCAACCCGGACCAGCCCCAGATCCAGGAAATTCATTCCCTTCCCCACCTAAAAACAGCACCTGGGAGGGTTTGAGGGGTGCTGCGGGAATTGGGGGATCACAGGGGCTGAGGGGGGAGCCATAGAGGGTTGGGGGGGCACACACAGGGGATTTGAGGGGCACCCAAGAACCCCCAGACTCCTGATGTTTCTGCTGGGACCTCCTTACCCCGGCCCCGTGTCACGGCCCCCCTTTTCACCCTCCCCAGGATTGGGGACCCTTTTTGTCCCATCCCCAAAACTGTCCTCACCCAAACTCCCAAAGCCCAATTCTTCTCACCCCATAACCTCAATTTCTGACCTCCCAACCCAGGAAGGAGGTCCAATCTCATCCAACCCCGCTCCCCTGCACCCTCATtctgagccccctccccacctccctgggcCATCCCCAGTCCTGGGGGAGGCTCCagcccccatttcccccccGGGTGCTCACGGAGCCGTAGAGCCGCACGTCGTGGAGCCTCCCCCACTCCTCCTCCAGGCTGTCCACCAGCATGGCCCCCCCCTCATCCTCGGGGGGCCCGGGCGGGGGCAGGTGCAGCCGAACCTCCTCGCCCAGCGAGTGCAGCCCCACGGCTGGGAACAGCCCCGGGGGCGACAGgggcacccccagaccccctaCCTGCAATTGAGGGAGTCAGGATGTGAGGGGGGCTCAGGAACACCCCCAGGCCCCCCATCTGGGATTTAGGGAAACTAAAGTAGGAAGTGGGGGGGGCTCTGGAAGCTTTGGGGTTTCAGAAGCTTTGGGGATCCCCCCATCCTCTGTCCATTCTTTGTgaagagctggggcaggggtaGAAGGAGCCCAGTTTATGAGGTCCTGAAAGGTTTGGGAGTGCCCCAGTGAGTTTTGAGGGTGCTCTGGGGCAAGGTGGGGATCCCCTCACCCTCTGGCCGTTCTTGGTGAAGAaaacctgggctgggggggctccgAACGAGCCCCTCTCGACGCCGCAGCCGATCCggtccccagagctgcacttgGAGCCGAACTGGCGCCCCTTGGCCCGGCCACTGTAGagcctgggacaccccaaaaccggGAGGGACCCCGAAAAGGGGGGGTCAGATTGGGGAGAGTGTCACTAAGGGGGGACCTCAAACCTGGAGCAGACCCCAAATATCGTGACAGGCCCAGGTGCCCCCCAACAcctcccagtcctgctgcccCCCTGGCCCCCCCCTCCATATCCAACACCCCTAAGGTCCCAGCACTCCCCAATATCCCAACAATCCCCAATATCCAACACGCCTAAGCTCCCAGCACTCCCCAATATCTGACACCCCTGAGGTCCCAACACTCCCCGATATCCAAAACCCCCAAGGTCCCAAAACTCCCCAATATCTGACATCCCCAAAGTCCCAACAATCCCCAATATCCCGACATCCTCCTGCTATCCCAATACCCCTGACATCCCAAATCGTTCCATCCTTCATCTCACATCCTGACATCTACCAGCGTCCTCAAATTCCTTACTATCCCAACACCCGCAATTATCCCAACGCTTCTCCGCTAGCTATCGCGACATCCTCACTACCCGAACAATCTCCGCCCTCCCGGCTCCGCCCCCCGCTATCGCGACACTCACTTTCCATCATCGGCGTGGTAGGCGACGGAGCCGGGCCCCCATCCCGGGGGGTGCTCGAGGCTGTGGCAGTGCGGGACCAGCCCCACGGCGATGGTGCCGCGGACGCCGCTGTCCACGatggacacctgggcacagcccggcGGGGTCAGGGCTCCGTGTCCCCCGGCAGAGGCCCCCGGCACAGccccccggcacagccccgggcacaGCCTCCTGGCACAGACCCCCGGGCACAGCCCCCGGCACAGCCCCCCGGCACAGCCCCCCGGCACAGCCCCCGGGCTGGCCCGCGCCCCCCGCACCCCCGCTCACCTCGAAGTAGTTGCTGTCGCGGGTCAGCGGCCGCGGGGCCACGTAACAGCCAACCTCGCCCGAGGGGCCGCGGTAGCtgcggggagcgggggggggCTGAGACAGCACCGGGGGCTGAGACAGCCCCCGACCCCCCCCGGGTACCCTCAGACACCCCCCAGGTCTgtgggtgcccccagccccccccccatccccctgGGTGCATCCCCcccaccttccttccttccttgggCCCCGCCAGGACCCTCCCACACCCCCCCTtgggccccctcagccccttTTTGtgagtgctcccagcccctcctggggctcccccCGGGTACCTGAGGGTGTCCCCGTCCACCAGGATGTGTCGGGCGCGCTCCTGGCAGCGCAGGCCTCGATCCCGATCacggtcccggtcccggtcccggcccTCCCGCACCTCCCGGATCTCCCGGATCCGCCGGCGCCAGTTGAGGAACCTGAAGTGCAGGTTCAGGTCATCCATGGCGGGGGGGCTCCTGCGGGGAGGCAACGCTGGGACCCCCGAAAGGACGGGTGGGACCGACACACCCGAAACTGACACCCCAAATCGGCCAGGAACCCCCAGAACCCGAGATCCCCCAAAACCGCCCCCCAAACACTCACCTGACACCCCAAACACACACCTGATACCCCAAAACCCACACCCGACACCCCAAAACCGCCCCTAAACACTCACCTGACACCCCAAACACACAcctgacaccccaaaacccacaccTGACACCCCAAAACCGCCCCTAAACACTCACCTGACACCCCAAACACACAcctgacaccccaaaacccacaccTGACACCCCAAAACCGCCCCTAAACACTCACCTGACACCCCAAACACACACCTGACCAAGCCAAATCCACACCTGGCACACCCAAATCACACCTGACCACCCAAATCACAActgaccccccccccaaaaacccacacCTGACCCCCTCCCCCAAGCCACACCCGACCACCCCAAATCCACACctgacacccccaaacccacaccTGGCACCCCCAAATCCACACCTGACACCCCCAATCCCACACCTTGCACACCCAAATCCACACCTGACACCCCCGCATCACACCTGGCATACCCAAATCACACCTGActccccccccccgccccaaaTCACACCTGCCAACCCAATCCTGACCCCCGCCCCACGCCAAGGTCCCCCCATGCCGGGGgtctcccttccccagcaccccctgacCCCCCCCGTTCCCCCCGCACCGCGGCCGCCCCCCACCATGCGAccccccccacctccccagtTCCGCCCAGGACCCCCAAATCGCTGCCATACTCTCCAGCCCGGGCTCTCCCCGTctccccagagctcctcaggacccctccccatctcccccagagccccccggcCCCCAGCGACCCTTACCGGGGGTCCCGCCCCCTCCATGGGCCGCGCTCACATCCGGGTCCCATTCGCTTCCGCCTCCCTGTGCCCGCCCACTGTGCCCCGCGGACTAATCGCCACCCGCTGCGCCCCGACTGACGGCTCCCTCAGCCAATCGGAGCACGAAACGGGAGGAAGGCGGAGCCTACCGAGGAAAACGGGCAGTGTGCGTCATGACCACGTGACGTTGCAGGCATGGGGCGAGAGGCGTAAGGGCGCCCCCTACAGGACGGGAGGGGGGGACCGTGGGGATTGGAGGGAACTGGGGAGAACTGGGGAGAACGTGGAGGGGAACTGGGGGGGACCGTGGGGAatggagggaactggggagAACTGGGGAGAACTGGGGAGAGAGTGGAGGGGAACTGGGGGGGACCGTGGGGAatggagggaactggggagAACTGGGAGGGATTGGGGAGGACTAGGAAGGACTGTGGAGGGATTGGGAGGAACGGAGGAAACTGGGGAGACAGGTGGGAACTGGGAGGATGGGGGGGGTTACTGGGAGGACTGGGGGAACTGGAGGATAATGGGGGCActgaggggctcagcctggggacaAACCAGCGCTGTGCTCGCACTGAAGATGTGGCTGGATTGGGAGTCACTGGTTTGAACTGGGGCCGCTCAAGGGGGGTTTCAGGGTCCCCCAGACccagaggggaggaggaggactTCACAAACACCTCTACTGGGTGGGtttattagaaattaattaagTAATTAATACACCCCCACACCCATGACAGCACACGGGGTCGGTCACAGGCCACAGCTGGtctggtgtccccatgtcccctctgctgtgccatgggggAGGTGGCACTGTGActgtcacagcccaggggtTACCTGGGGGTGcaccagtgtccccatcccctcgTTTTGGGGGTGACACCGTGATCTGtcccagctcagtgtcaccTCGGGGTGTCCCCATGTTGCCACCCAGAGCTCGTTGTGGGGATGGCACTGGTAATGGGtcaccagcagagctctgtgtcacCATCAGTGTCCCAGTGTCACTGTTACCCACAGCTCAGCCATGGGGGTGACACCGTGACCTGTCACAGTTCCTTGTCATGATCGGGGTGtcccagtgtcactgtcacccaaAGTCCATCATGGGGTGGCACTGTGACCCACTGCAGTTCAGTGGCCTCAAGGGGTGTCCCAGCCACCCACAGTCCATTGTGGGGTGACACTGTGACCCCTCACCACTCAGTGTCCCCATGGGGTATTTCTGTCACTCACAGCTCAACACAGGGGTCACACTGTTGACCCCATCACCGCCTGGTGACCCCATGGGCTCGTCCTGTGTCCCTGACCCTGTCACATTCTGGTGTCCCTGTTGAGCTGTCCCAGTGTTCCTGTCCCAGATAGGTGTTACTGTCCTTGTCCCCGTAAAATCCCAGTGCTCCATcaagctgtccctgtgtccctggtgtccccattgAGCTGGCCCGGTGCTCCTGTCACTGTGACATCCCAGTGTCTCTGTCCTTCTCATATCTCAGTGTCCCTGTCATACCTTGGTGTCCCCATTGAgttgtcctgctgtccctgtcacaccccaGCATCCCCATTCCTATCACACCCCAGTGTTCCCATCAGGCTGTCCTgatgtccctgtcacaccccaGCACTACACCCCTATGTCCCTGTcaagctgttccagtgcccctgtccctgtctcagCCCGGTGTCCCCACTGAGCTGCCCCAATGTCCCTGTCAtaccccagtgtccccatggagctgtcccagtgtccctgtcccaccccggtgtccccatcgagctgtcccagtgtccctgtcacagcccAGTGTTCCTGTCACACCTTGGTGACCCCCTCAaactgtcccagtgtccccatcagAGCCAGGTGTCGCTGCTGagctgtcccagtgtccctgtcccagtgtgcCTGTCactccccagtgtccccctcGAGCAGCCCCTCGTCCCCCACCCTCAGCCCCTCGTCCCCACGGCTGGTGCCCAGGACCCCCCCGGCTGCCCCCAGCGCCACCAGCGCCGCCAGGGCGGCGGCCCCGAGCACGGCCCGTGTCCCCGCGGGGTCCCCGGGCAGCGCTGGCAGTGCCAGCGCCACCCCCAGGCCTAGGGGCAGCCGCAGCCACCGCGCTCCTCCCGCCGCATTACCCCCGCCCTCCAGGCGGCGCCGCAGGAACGCCATGGCCGGGAAGTAGATcccacaggagagctgcagcagcagcacggcgAAGAAGTCGCCGGGGGCGTCCAGcggcagggccaggagcacgAGCGCcagcgccagcagcagcacggaGCCGGGCAGGAGCCGCAGCGGCTGCAGCCGGAGCCTCCCGGTGGCACCGCGCCGGAACAGCGCCGAGCCCGCGGCGCTGGCGGCCATGAATGCCGAGAAGGCGATTCCCAGCGGGATCCCGTGCGGCTCCAGGACCGGCGTCCAAAGGAAGGCAAAGATGAGCAGGATGCTCTCCACCAGGGCCTGGACCAGCCCCAGAAGCAGCGCCCGGGGCTCGGACACAAGGCCCCGAAGGCCTTCCCCGCAGGCCTTCCCACAGGGCCGGCTCTTCCCGTAGTTCTCATCCCAGTTTTTCCCAGTGAAGATCCCCGAGAGAGCCAGGAAGGGCAGTGCCGCCAGGAACGGGGCCGcggggcccagcagcagcccctcggccagcagccaggccagcaggcCAGCTGCCACGGCCAGGCCGCTGTTCCAGAGCGCCACGCGGGAGAAGGTGTCAGGAATCCACTCGGCAGGGAAGTCGTGGCGCTCCAGGTGCTCATGGAGGTACCAGGACTCAaaggcagagaagagcagggaagtgccgagccctgccaggacccgGGCGGCCGCCAGGGCCAGGAAATCgtgggagagctgcagcaggcaggacacGGAGCACAGCACCGAGGACAGCACACAGGACTTCTTCCGGCCCAGCCGGTCCACAAAAACCCCGGAGACGAGGCCGAAGGCGACGTTGGAGGCGAAGCCGCAGGAGTAGAGGGTGGCGATCTGGCTGCGCAGGAAGCCCcggctgtgcagcagctggaagagcagcGGGCCCTGCAGCCAGTCGGCGGCCAGTGCCGGCAGGTATCCCAGCAGGAACTGCCGCTGGAAGCTGCGGAACGCGGGGTTGGAGGGCGGGGGACGGCGCGGGGCCGGCTCCAGAGCCAGGcaagtgaggaggaggagggcgagggcagagcagggcagcaggaacatggtggggagggggctcaggagggcctggggaagggaaaaagggagatCAGCACTAGGAGGAACTGGGACAGTCCCGAGGCACCACCCAGGTGCCCCAAATTCCTCAGACAGCCCGTGGGTTCCCTAGGGACCCCCCACCACACAGGGACTCCCAGCATCACTGATACGCCACACAGtcccccacagctcctccacagGCCACCCCTCCAAGGCCAcacagaccccccccccccaggccCCACAGAACCCCCACAGACCCTAAACCCCCACCAGAGTTCCCCACAACCCCCCACAGACCCCCATACCCCCTACGCTCCAGATTCCCACGGGCCCCACATAGAACCTCCACAGACTCCCCATAAGACCCTCATAGAACCCCCACACCCCCCCACAGGACCCTcgcaccccaaatcctccttAAGCCCCCCACATATACCCCCTACAGAGCCATACAGCGCCCCCTCCACTCCCAtagccccccccccccgaccCCAGAGTTGCCCAATAGGATGCCCCCAGACACCTCTCAGACCCTCCAAaccccctccatcccttccGGTAACCCGCGGGTCCCTCAGGGTCCCCTCCATACCCCCGGGCCCCACTGGCGTCGCAGCTGCTCCGCGGCGCCTCTGCCGAGCCACTTCCGTTTCCGGTCCCATGGGCGCCGCCATGTTGGCCCGTGTCACGTGACACAGGCCCCGCGCCCCCCCGCTCGGGCCCCCCAGGTGCCCACAGAGACACCCAGAGACCCGCGGGGACCGGTGGGGCCCCCCCCGAGGGACCCTCAGACAGCACACGGGGGATTGCGGAGACCCCCGAGTGTCCCCCACTGTACCCCCCGTGGGGGGGGTGCGGCATTCCAGCCCAAAGAGCCGCCCCCTGACTCGCCGCGGGGGGTTTGTGGGGACCCGCGCCCTCAGAGAGCTCGTGCGAAGAGCCTCGAGCAAACCCCCGGGAAACCCCCGAGCAAACCCCCCTGGTGACCCCCCCGGTACCCCCCGTACCCCCGGAACCGCCCGGAACCCCCTCTCCGTGTCCCGGTACcgggggctgccctgcccgccCCTCACTCACCGCTGCCTCCGGGGGTCCGCGCTGCGGCACGGGGGGGCCGGGCCCCCCTCACTTGAGGCTcaggcggggccggggggggaCGCGGCGCGGGGGGGGGCAGCATCGGGGGTGACACGGGGGAGGACAGGCCGGGGcttggcactggggacaggcgGGGGGGGCGCAGCAGGGGGGGCGGCAGGGCGGGGGGTGATattggaggcagcagggaggggggtgacactggggggggCAAGGAGGGGGGTGGTAGGGCagggggggacactggggacagcagggcagggggtaGCACTGGGGGAAGCACTGGGGGAAGCACTGGGGTggggggtgacactggggacaggggggtggGGGGCACCAGGAGGGGTGGCAGGAAGGGTGACAAGGCAGGGGGCAGTAGGGGGGGGCGCAGCAGGGcggggggtggcactgggggcagcaggaggggggTGAGCAGAAGGGGCAGGGCGGGGAGCAGAAGGGGGGGGCGCAGCAGGGCGGGAGGTGACAGGGGGGGTGACAGCGCGGGGACGTTCCCCCgcgccggcggggccggggtcgcggccagcccagccccatggcCGAGCCTCCCCCCCCGCAACCCACGGCCCCCCCCGGGGATTTACCGGGCAAAGCGGCTgagcggggggagcggggggggcACGTGGCGGCACCCGTGGGTGAGAGACACGGGGACATAAGGACACCGagtggggcacaggggacatggggacaccggggacatGGGGAAGatggggggtggggggacacgggggacatggggggaccTGGGATAGGGGGAATGAGGGGGGTGCAGTGGGGTGGGGGATATGGGAGAGCACCGGGGACACGATGGGGCACAAGGGATACGGGAgagcacagggggacacaggggttATGGGGGTGCACAGTGGAtgcaggggggcacaggggataTTGGAGGGCGccggggacacggggggcaCAGGAGGCatgggggggcacaggggacacgggaGACATGGAGGAAATTGAGGGCAGGGAACATGAGTTTGGGGGcagtgtggggacacagggacatggggggacacaCAGGACATGGGGGACGTTCGGGACATGGAGGACATGGGGATGTGCGGGGACATGGGGAACACAGCTGGGGGAACACAGGGGACATAGGGGTGCACAGGGGACATGAGGAACATGGTTGGAGACACGGGATTATGGAGGCATGGtagggcacaggggacaccggggagACACgactgggggaggaaggggttATGGGGCATGCAGCAGCATAAGGGACACGGGGGCCATGGGGAGACACAcgggaccctggggacatggggaggtCACAGGGGACACGAAAGACATGGGGCAACACGATTGGGTGGACCCAGAGTTATGGTGACTTGGGGGTCACGGGGATTACGGGGGGATGCTACTGAGGAGACACAggttggggacacgggggacacgggggacacgaTTGGGGCTCACAGGAAATTATGGGGCCATGGGGGCTGTGCGGAGACATGGGGGGACAAACGGGAGAACAaacggggggacacgggggttGGGCCAGACACACGGGGGGGTCCCAGCGTGGcgggggcagggccggggctgcACAAAGGGGCCATTGAGCTGCagtgggggaggggcggggagAGGAATTTCCACCCAAAACATTTTCCATGAGCCCATTCCTGCCCCTCCCCCactccagcccttcccctccccttttcccGGCACGGGGGGGAGAGGCGGGGGTGGGTTACACGCATGTCCGGACATGGGGACACGCGTGTGCGTGTGTGTGATGTGCAGGGACACACCCTGCACATGTGTCCTCATGCCCAGACATGTGTGTGCTCACTGGAGGCTGGGTAAAGGTGTGTGACACGTGCAGTGACATGTGACCATCGCATGTACAGGTGTGTGACACATGACCATCCCGTGTAAAGGTGTGTGACACATATAGTTACATGGGATCATCCCGTGTACAGGTGTGTGACACACATAGTGACATGTGATCATCCTATGTACAGCTGTGTGACACACACAGTGACACCTGACCATCCTGTGTTCAGGTGTGTGACACGCGCAGTGACGTGATCATCCCCACGTACAGATGTGTGACATGCCTTTCTTTACATGTGATCAACTTGTGTGCAAGTGTGTGACACATGCAGTGACCTGTGCAGTGATCCTCTGTACAGGTGTGTGACATGTGCAATGATcctgtgtgcaggtgtgtgagCTGTGCAATGATCCCGTGTGCAGGGATGTTGTTACAGGTGTGTtactcctgcagagccccagaaaTGCAGTCGGGCAGGcggtgctggcacagcccttgcACACCCAGACACAGCTGCGCACACCCACTCATACCTGTGCACACCTGGATATGCTCACACACACCTGGACATGCTGGCACACACCTGTCCACAGTGCACACACTGGGGGAAGTGACAAGGGGATTGGAAGGGACTGGGAAGGACTGGGGAGATGGCGCGGGGGACTGGGAGAACTGGTAGGACTGGGAGGGATTGAGGGGTGACaaggggactgggagggactaGGAAGGGCTGGGGTAGTGACAGGGAACTGGAAAGGACTGGAAGAACTGGGAGGACTGGGGAGACGGGTGATGACATGAGCACTGGGAGTGCACGGCGTGGAattgggagggactggggagggCGTGACGACGCGGGGACTGGGAGGACTGGGAGGGGTTGGGGGAGacagggggcggggcctgggtGCCCCCCAGGGAGGGAGGACACACGGAGGGAACAAACACGCCTGATACCGTGTGACACATATGACACGTGTGTACGAGACACCGCGTGCCCGCGCCCCAGGCCGCGCCCAGTGCTCCAATACCCGCCCATTCCCCGTCCAGCCCCGCCCATCCCTGAGGCCACGCCTCGTTCCTGCTCAGCCCGGCCACTCCAGGCCCCTCCCCTTCCAAGCCCCTCCATCTCAACCCCGGCCCTGTTCCGAATTTAGCCCCGCCCATTTAAGCCCCGCCCATACTCCAGCTCTCACATTCCAAACGACCCCGCCCCTCCAGGCCCCGCCCCGTTTCCCGTCGCCGTTCACAACCTCCCACCGAAGCCCCGCCCAGACCCCGCCCCATTCCCCGCTCGccttccagccccagcttgTTCAGGCCCCGCCCCTCGCTCAGGCCCCGCCCCCGCAGCCGCACCCTCCGGGGCCGCTCGGGGCCGATCGCGACCGGGGCCGATCGCGACCGATCGCGGCGGGCccggggggcccgggggggccgggctcGCCATGTTCGGCTGCgtggaggcggcggcggcgccgcggcGGCTGCACGACGTGACGAACCGCGGGGGCTGCGCCCTGCGCAGGGTCCCGGTGCCCGCCGGCTGCGGGGGCCCGGCCCGCAGAGGTAccgggggggccgggggcgAGGGGTGAGGGGGATCGGGAGCGCTCGAGGGGTGGGAGGGTTCTCGagtgtgtgtggggctgggggggcgGGGAAGCGCGGCCAGGTGTGAACTGAGCGTGCAAACGGGTGCGAGAGCGAGTGCGGGCGCGCGGTGGGTGCGTGGGGAGTGTTCGTGTCGCGAGTGGGTGCTCGGGGCGCTCGGGAGACCCTCTGGGCGTGTGAGTGCGTGTGTAAATGAGCGTGAGCGTGCGCTGGCTGTGCCCCCGCTGGGGTGACTGCGCGGGAGAGGCGGGGGCGCGGCTGCGAGTGGGTGTGGGGAGCGTGGGGGGGTCGGGGCCGTGGGGAGGGGTCTCCGAGAGTGAGCCCGGGTGTGCCAGCGAGTGCCCGTGTGCGGGAGGCGGCGTGTCGGGGCGGGCATGGGGTTGGCCCCGTGTCCGCGGGTGGGTGCGTGGGTGTGCCGGGAGCTGGGGTGCGAGCGTGTCCCAGGGTGTGAACGCTCCTGAGGGGGGGTGAGGGTGACCCGGGGGTGCCGCGGGGGTGGCGGGAGTGACGCGCGTGGGTGCCGGAGCGGCCTGGGCGTGTGCGGGAATGACGCGAGGGGGTGGCCGGGGGGGCGTGCGCGCGGCGGGGGGCGAGTGAcgtccccaaattccccccagGAGGGACCCGGGGTGGcggggggggcacagggacgCGGGGACCGCACTGGGGGAGCCCCTTTGGGGGCTCGAGGGACCTGGAGCCTGGTTTTGGGGGAGGTCGCGGTGTCCCGGAGCCCTTTGGGGGTCAGAAATGGGGACCCGGTATtggaggggcacagggacatggaccaCACAGGACACTTTTGGGGAGGTCGGGGGTCCTGGACCCTGCTTTGGAGGGGCTCGGGGGCCCCGAACCTTGTTCTTTTCGGGGAGTCGCAGACCCCTGTGTGAGGGTAGAAAGAGGCACCCAGTTTTGGGGGGGCCCACgaggggggtcctgggggcCCCACAGGAACCCTACCGTGTACATCTGGGCACAAACGGGGTGGGAGGGGACAGAATCCCCTAAAACGCCCCTCATTTCCCCCCTTCCACCTA is a window encoding:
- the SPRYD3 gene encoding SPRY domain-containing protein 3 isoform X1, producing MGPGCERGPWRGRDPRSPPAMDDLNLHFRFLNWRRRIREIREVREGRDRDRDRDRDRGLRCQERARHILVDGDTLSYRGPSGEVGCYVAPRPLTRDSNYFEVSIVDSGVRGTIAVGLVPHCHSLEHPPGWGPGSVAYHADDGKLYSGRAKGRQFGSKCSSGDRIGCGVERGSFGAPPAQVFFTKNGQRVGGLGVPLSPPGLFPAVGLHSLGEEVRLHLPPPGPPEDEGGAMLVDSLEEEWGRLHDVRLYGSVLEYVGKGKSIVDVGLAQARRPLSPRSHYFELEILDPGEKCYIALGVARKDYPKNRHPGWSRGSVAYHADDGKLFHGSGVGDPFGPRCYKGDVMGCGIMFPRDYGRDSEGDSDDASEPPEVKVKVRNVMYLEEEEEEEEEEEEEEDGEDMEQEQEGRKVVVFFTRNGMVVGRREVGVPPGGLFPTVGMLSTGERVKVDLHPLSG
- the SPRYD3 gene encoding SPRY domain-containing protein 3 isoform X2 — translated: MGPGCERGPWRGRDPRFLNWRRRIREIREVREGRDRDRDRDRDRGLRCQERARHILVDGDTLSYRGPSGEVGCYVAPRPLTRDSNYFEVSIVDSGVRGTIAVGLVPHCHSLEHPPGWGPGSVAYHADDGKLYSGRAKGRQFGSKCSSGDRIGCGVERGSFGAPPAQVFFTKNGQRVGGLGVPLSPPGLFPAVGLHSLGEEVRLHLPPPGPPEDEGGAMLVDSLEEEWGRLHDVRLYGSVLEYVGKGKSIVDVGLAQARRPLSPRSHYFELEILDPGEKCYIALGVARKDYPKNRHPGWSRGSVAYHADDGKLFHGSGVGDPFGPRCYKGDVMGCGIMFPRDYGRDSEGDSDDASEPPEVKVKVRNVMYLEEEEEEEEEEEEEEDGEDMEQEQEGRKVVVFFTRNGMVVGRREVGVPPGGLFPTVGMLSTGERVKVDLHPLSG
- the SPRYD3 gene encoding SPRY domain-containing protein 3 isoform X3, encoding MDDLNLHFRFLNWRRRIREIREVREGRDRDRDRDRDRGLRCQERARHILVDGDTLSYRGPSGEVGCYVAPRPLTRDSNYFEVSIVDSGVRGTIAVGLVPHCHSLEHPPGWGPGSVAYHADDGKLYSGRAKGRQFGSKCSSGDRIGCGVERGSFGAPPAQVFFTKNGQRVGGLGVPLSPPGLFPAVGLHSLGEEVRLHLPPPGPPEDEGGAMLVDSLEEEWGRLHDVRLYGSVLEYVGKGKSIVDVGLAQARRPLSPRSHYFELEILDPGEKCYIALGVARKDYPKNRHPGWSRGSVAYHADDGKLFHGSGVGDPFGPRCYKGDVMGCGIMFPRDYGRDSEGDSDDASEPPEVKVKVRNVMYLEEEEEEEEEEEEEEDGEDMEQEQEGRKVVVFFTRNGMVVGRREVGVPPGGLFPTVGMLSTGERVKVDLHPLSG
- the MFSD5 gene encoding molybdate-anion transporter, producing the protein MFLLPCSALALLLLTCLALEPAPRRPPPSNPAFRSFQRQFLLGYLPALAADWLQGPLLFQLLHSRGFLRSQIATLYSCGFASNVAFGLVSGVFVDRLGRKKSCVLSSVLCSVSCLLQLSHDFLALAAARVLAGLGTSLLFSAFESWYLHEHLERHDFPAEWIPDTFSRVALWNSGLAVAAGLLAWLLAEGLLLGPAAPFLAALPFLALSGIFTGKNWDENYGKSRPCGKACGEGLRGLVSEPRALLLGLVQALVESILLIFAFLWTPVLEPHGIPLGIAFSAFMAASAAGSALFRRGATGRLRLQPLRLLPGSVLLLALALVLLALPLDAPGDFFAVLLLQLSCGIYFPAMAFLRRRLEGGGNAAGGARWLRLPLGLGVALALPALPGDPAGTRAVLGAAALAALVALGAAGGVLGTSRGDEGLRVGDEGLLEGDTGE